A region of the Desulfarculaceae bacterium genome:
AGGGCGGTGATCATCAGCCAGTCGAAGCCGTACTCGCCGGAGTATTTCCGGAAATACTTGATGGTCTGGTCGAAGCGCTTGATCTCCTCGGGGGCCATGAGGTTGCGCGCGAATTTGGTGTTTTCCAGGTAACGCTTGATGAGGATATTGCCCATGAGGGTGCCCGCTTTGTGGCCTTTCACAAAGCCGTTGAGCATCTTCATGAGCTGGGGGCTGTCCTTGCGGATGGCCCAGGCGATGGTTCCGCCCTGGTCCACGTACACCTTTTGGTGCAGCTTGATCTGCTTGAATATCTTGGCCCAGAACTCGGCCAGGTAGTTGTCGGCCACGGTGATCTTGATCAGACCGGCGTTGACCATCTCCAGGATGTCCTCGGTCTCCAGGTTCTCGTCGGCCGGCTCGATGCGCACGGGCTTGAGGCCCTTTTTCTTGAACTCTTTGTTGAGCCGCTTGAGGCTTTCGGCGTAGCTGCTGGACGTGCGCACGTAGACCCGTTTGCCGGCCAGGTCCTCCAGTTTGGCGATCTTGGGCGCGCCCGGTCCGGTGACCACCAGCTCCTTGACGTCCTTGGCAAAGGGGTTGGTGAAGGCCACCAGCTTCTGGCGGCCCGGGGTCACGGTGAGCATGGCCGCGGCGATGTCTCCCTTGCCCTCGGCCAGGTAGGGCAGGAGCTTGTCGCGGGCCACCGGGAAGAGCAGCACGTGCACCTTGAGGTGCTTCTTCTTCTTGCCCTGCTTCCTGAGCTGCTGGTTGAGGTATTTCTCGAACTGCTGCATGGCCTCGTAGGTGAGGCCGCGTTCGGTCAGTCCGTCCAGGAAGTAGTTGGTCTTGCTGTAGACCACCAAGGCCCGCACCGCCCGGCGTTTCACCATGCCCTCAAGGTCGCCCTTCCAGGGCTTCTTGACGTTCTTGAGAAACTCCTCGGGCTTCATGTCGTCCACCGCCGCGCGGGCAACCGGGGCGGCGGCCCAAACGGACAGGGTCAGCAAGAGAAAGCCCAGGGTCGCGGCCAGGGCGCGGGCGGTCAAGGATTTGCCTTTAAACATGGGTTTGTTATCTCCGCTAGAGCACGGTTTGTACCCTTTGATAATAAATA
Encoded here:
- a CDS encoding lytic transglycosylase F; this encodes MFKGKSLTARALAATLGFLLLTLSVWAAAPVARAAVDDMKPEEFLKNVKKPWKGDLEGMVKRRAVRALVVYSKTNYFLDGLTERGLTYEAMQQFEKYLNQQLRKQGKKKKHLKVHVLLFPVARDKLLPYLAEGKGDIAAAMLTVTPGRQKLVAFTNPFAKDVKELVVTGPGAPKIAKLEDLAGKRVYVRTSSSYAESLKRLNKEFKKKGLKPVRIEPADENLETEDILEMVNAGLIKITVADNYLAEFWAKIFKQIKLHQKVYVDQGGTIAWAIRKDSPQLMKMLNGFVKGHKAGTLMGNILIKRYLENTKFARNLMAPEEIKRFDQTIKYFRKYSGEYGFDWLMITALAYQESRLNQKLRSSAGAIGVMQILPSTAAGAPIEIKNITVLDRNIHAGVKYLRFIYDQYFKDDKKMDQLDKVLFTFAAYNAGPARVEQLRRRAVKMGLNPNVWFRNVEQAAARVIGRETVQYVANIYKYYIAYRMIMHQRSERAKLLDKKN